One genomic region from Rosa rugosa chromosome 1, drRosRugo1.1, whole genome shotgun sequence encodes:
- the LOC133732284 gene encoding putative glycine-rich cell wall structural protein 1: protein MKNLKAFNLLGLLFALVLISSAVTADEKSKEENKAVVDGATKETNPVPVDDVKQGPGGGYCGRCCWKHGYHYCGSQCCWPEKEETEAVGEAAADANPDGYGWGGGRGGGGWGGGRGGGGWGGGRGGGRGGGGGRGGGGGWGGGGSAAAYEANPDGYGWGGGRGGGRGGGGWGGGRGGGGGRGGGGGWGGGGSAAAYEANPDGYGWGGGRGGGRGGGGWGGGRGGGGWGGGN, encoded by the exons ATGAAGAATTTGAAGGCTTTCAATTTGCTAGGGCTTCTGTTTGCCCTTGTTCTCATCTCTTCCGCTGTCACAGCTGATGAGAAATCCAAAGAGGAGAATAAAG CTGTAGTGGATGGGGCAACAAAGGAGACGAATCCGGTGCCAGTTGATGACGTAAAACAAGGTCCAGGGGGAGGATATTGCGGGCGCTGCTGCTGGAAACATGGCTACCATTATTGTGGTAGTCAGTGTTGTTGGCCtgagaaagaagaaacagaagctGTAGGCGAGGCCGCCGCTGATGCCAACCCTGATGGATATGGCTGGGGAGGCGGACGAGGTGGCGGTGGCTGGGGAGGCGGAAGAGGAGGCGGTGGCTGGGGAGGGGGACGAGGAGGCGGAAGAGGTGGCGGTGGCGGacgaggaggaggtggtggctGGGGAGGAGGAGGCAGTGCAGCAGCTTATGAAGCCAACCCTGATGGATATGGCTGGGGAGGGGGACGAGGAGGCGGAAGAGGTGGCGGTGGCTGGGGAGGTGGAAGAGGTGGCGGTGGCGGacgaggaggaggtggtggctGGGGAGGAGGAGGCAGTGCAGCAGCTTATGAAGCCAACCCTGATGGATATGGCTGGGGAGGGGGACGAGGAGGCGGACGAGGTGGAGGTGGCTGGGGAGGCGGACGAGGTGGAGGTGGTTGGGGAGGGGGTAACTGA